The sequence below is a genomic window from Luteitalea sp..
AGTACCGTAGACAGGCGTATAGACATCGAGCGGAGTCGCATCCCCTCCCACATCGAGATTGACGTCGCGTGACCACAAGCCGTCGACGCCCACCAGCAGCGTGTGCTCGGTTGGACCAAGCGTCAGCCTTCTCTCGGCCAGAACGTCGACGTTCGTGATCCGCGTCTCGGTCCGGGATGCATACCAGATGCGATTGACAGAGCGCCCATCGTCCAGGAGCCCTTCGTAGAAGTCGGCGTACATGCCGCGCAGGTGTCCGTCGACGTTGTCATGACGCAGATTGTGCCTGACGTTCCATGTGTCATTGAGCTGATGACTGAGCTGGTAGCCGAAGCGGGTGCGCTCTCCACCATAGGTGTCCCAGGCGGGCTCACCGATGAAGGTGTCATCTGGAATACGGCCATTGGGCGCGGAAAGGATCGTGCCTTCCCAAGGAAAGAACCCTACCGTGTTGTCGCTCTCATCGCGTTGGTACTGGCCATATGCGGTGAGGGACGACGTCGCAGCGCTCGGCCGCCAGGTCAGCGCAGGCGCGACGAGCTGGCGCTCTTCGTCTGCGTGGTCCACCTGGGTGCCGCTGTCCTTGCCAAGCGCCACGAAACGATACAGCAAGCTGCCATCGTTGTTCAGCGGACCCGTGAAATCCAGGCCGATCAGCTTGTGCGCATGGTTGCCCGCTTGGACCCTGATCTCACGCTGCGCTTGCGCCTGCGGCAACTTGGAGACGAGATTGACGACGCCGCCGGGGCCGTTCTGGCCGTACAGGACGGAGCTCGGACCGCGCAGCACCTCCACTCGCTCGAAGGCATACGGCTCGTTGCGAACGTTGCCATACCAGCCGCTCAGCGGCAGCTTCAGACCATCGAGCAGCGTCGAGCCTTCGCTGCCTCCACGCATGGTGAACCAGTCGCCGCGGTTGTCAGGGCCGTACATCTCGGCGCGCACTCCGGCCGTATACCGCACGACCTCCTCCATGGTCTGCGTGTTCTGCGCTTCGATCTGCTCTCGCGTAATGACGGAGATAGACTGCGGCGTCTCCTTGAGCGGCGTATCGGTCTTGGTACCGGTCCCGCTGCGCGACACGATGCCGGAGGGGGCGCTGACGGTCACGGTGTCGGTGATGTGCGCAACCGTGAGCGGCACGCTCAGCTCCGTGTCCTGGTCTGCCGCAACGCTCACCTGTTGCCGGAAGATGTCGAACCCAGACCTCTCCACCTGCACGTCGTAGCGGCCCGGAGGCAGCCGAAGGGCAAAGCGGCCGTCCGACGCCGTCTCGACGACGCGTGTGAAGCTCCCGCACGTAGCGTTCACCGTCGCGCCGGCGATACGTGCACCTTGCGCGTCGGCGACGACGCCGGAGAGTGTTCGCTCCGGCTCCCCGGCGTCGACGGTGCAAGGGGCATCGCTATCATCAACTGTTTGGGCACCGACAGCGGTCGGCATCGTGAGGAGGAGCGACGCGCCAAGCGACAGCGCGATGAGGCGGAGACCGAGGGCGCAACGACGAATCATGAGCAGGGTTCCCTTGCGGCGCGCTCAATGAATATTCGATATTGAGACTCAGTCTCACGTAAGCCCAGATAGGCTATGCGCCGAAAGGCGACCTGTCAAGTCGGATATCCCGCCGGATATCGCGCCCTTGTCGGATATCGCGCCCTGTCGGATATCGCGCCCCGGAATACTCGAAGCGGCCCTAGAAGCCGCGATAGGTCAAGCTCTGCGTGACCGTCGCTCTCGTGATGATCGGGTAGTTGCTCGCGGTAACACACCAGGGGCCGGTGGTCCAAGAGTGGACTGCCATATCGATTTGCGCGTGGGCACTCATCGCGTTTACCGTAGAGCGTGATCGTTCACATTCCGCAGGGAGTTGCCATGACGTACATGACGAGCCGACGAAGCTTTCTCGGCCAGCTGGCATCGTCGAGCGCTGCGCTGGCTGCAGGATCCTGGCT
It includes:
- a CDS encoding TonB-dependent siderophore receptor, which translates into the protein MIRRCALGLRLIALSLGASLLLTMPTAVGAQTVDDSDAPCTVDAGEPERTLSGVVADAQGARIAGATVNATCGSFTRVVETASDGRFALRLPPGRYDVQVERSGFDIFRQQVSVAADQDTELSVPLTVAHITDTVTVSAPSGIVSRSGTGTKTDTPLKETPQSISVITREQIEAQNTQTMEEVVRYTAGVRAEMYGPDNRGDWFTMRGGSEGSTLLDGLKLPLSGWYGNVRNEPYAFERVEVLRGPSSVLYGQNGPGGVVNLVSKLPQAQAQREIRVQAGNHAHKLIGLDFTGPLNNDGSLLYRFVALGKDSGTQVDHADEERQLVAPALTWRPSAATSSLTAYGQYQRDESDNTVGFFPWEGTILSAPNGRIPDDTFIGEPAWDTYGGERTRFGYQLSHQLNDTWNVRHNLRHDNVDGHLRGMYADFYEGLLDDGRSVNRIWYASRTETRITNVDVLAERRLTLGPTEHTLLVGVDGLWSRDVNLDVGGDATPLDVYTPVYGTFPLPELEFGPENPTDTRQIGVTVQDQMKLDERWVFVAGLRHDAADVDVEDSPESGADDNAWTHRLGAVYLADGGWAPYVSYSTSFEVFTGADYYGVPSKPKRGAQWEGGVKWSPTDERVAVTVAAYTLNEKNRPTTDPDNPLNQVQRGEVTVNGAELEATARLRAWDLVANYTYTDATVTESSDPDDPYLNKRLHSIPEHSASLWAVHRFGIGPVRGLSAGMGLRYVGEIWDGTDVLSAPSTTLVDALFAFDHGPWRYAVNASNLFDKSYIATCIDRGDCWYGNRRKVAVTAAYRY